One genomic segment of Vulpes vulpes isolate BD-2025 chromosome 2, VulVul3, whole genome shotgun sequence includes these proteins:
- the RASL11B gene encoding ras-like protein family member 11B, producing the protein MRLIQNMCTIAEYPAPGSAAAAAAAAASDCCAGAAGRRLVKIAVVGASGVGKTALVVRFLTKRFIGDYERNAGNLYTRQVQIEGETLAIQVQDTPGIQVHENGLSCGEQLNRCIRWADAVVIVFSITDYKSYELIGQLHQHVQQLHLGARLPVVVVANKADLLHVKQVDPQLGLQLASVLGCSFYEVSVSENYNDVYSAFHVLCKEVSHKQQPSSTPEKRRTSLIPRPKSPNMQDLKRRFKQALSAKVRTVTSV; encoded by the exons ATGCGCCTCATTCAGAACATGTGCACCATCGCCGAGTACCCCGCCCCGggcagcgccgccgccgccgccgccgccgccgcctccgacTGCTGCGCGGGCGCCGCGGGCCGCCGCCTGGTCAAGATCGCGGTGGTGGGGGCCAGCGGCGTGGGCAAGACCG CTCTGGTGGTCCGGTTCCTCACCAAACGGTTCATCGGCGACTACGAAAGAAACGCAG gtAATCTCTATACCAGACAAGTGCAAATAGAAGGTGAAACCCTGGCTATTCAGGTTCAAGACACACCAGGTATTCAG GTCCACGAGAACGGCCTGAGCTGCGGGGAGCAACTGAATAGGTGCATCCGCTGGGCCGATGCGGTGGTGATCGTGTTCTCCATCACCGACTACAAGAGCTACGAACTCATCGGCCAGCTCCACCAGCACGTCCAGCAGCTGCACCTGGGCGCCCGGCTGCCCGTGGTGGTCGTGGCCAACAAAGCTGACCTGCTGCACGTCAAGCAGGTTGACCCCCAGCTCGGACTGCAGCTGGCCAGCGTGCTGGGCTGCTCGTTCTACGAGGTGTCCGTCAGCGAAAATTACAACGACGTCTACAGCGCTTTCCACGTGCTGTGCAAGGAAGTGAGTCACAAACAGCAGCCCAGCAGCACACCCGAGAAGCGGAGAACCTCCCTCATCCCCAGGCCCAAGTCCCCCAACATGCAGGACCTCAAGAGGAGGTTCAAGCAAGCCCTCTCGGCCAAAGTGAGGACTGTCACCTCCGTCTGA